The sequence GTACGGGCGTGTTCGCGGGGGTGGTGTCGCAGGCGTACGTGCCGCCGCCGGAGCGGGTGCCCGAGGGGTTCGAGGGGCATCTGATGACGGGCAACGCGACGAGTGTCGCGTCCGGGCGGATCGCCTATCACCTGGGGCTTGAGGGCCCTGCCGTCACCCTCGACACGGCGTGCTCGTCGTCGCTGGTGGCGATGCATCTGGCGGCTCAGTCGCTGCGGCGCGGCGAGAGCGATCTCGCGCTGGCCGGCGGGGTGACGGTGATGGCGACGCCGGTGCTGCTGGTCGAGTTCAGCCGGCAGCGGGGGCTCGCGCCCGACGCCCGCTGCAAGGCGTTCGACGCGGCGGCCGACGGCACCGGCTTCGCCGAGGGCGTGGGCCTGGTGCTGCTGGAGCGGCTGTCCGACGCGCGCCGCAACGGCCGCCGCGTCCTCGCCGTGCTGCGGGGCTCGGCGGTCAACCAGGACGGGGCGAGCAACGGCCTCACCGCGCCCAACGGCCCCACCCAGGTCCGGGTCATCCAGCAGGCCCTGGCCTCGGCCCGGCTGGCTCCGCAGCAGGTGGACGCGGTGGAGGCGCACGGCACCGGCACCCGGCTCGGTGACCCGATCGAGGCGCAGGCCCTGCTGGCGGCGTACGGGCAGGGGCGCCCCGAGGGGGAGCCGCTGCTCCTGGGCTCGCTCAAGTCGAACATCGGCCACACCCAGGCGGCGGCCGGGGTGGCCGGGGTCATCAAAATGGTGCAGGCGATGCGGTACGGAGTGCTGCCGCGCACCCTGCACGTGACGGAGCCGACCCCGCACGTCGACTGGGGTTCGGGTGCCGTGGAACTGCTCACCGAGTCCGTCGCCTGGCCCGACCGGGGCCGGCCGCGCCGGGCCGGGGTGTCGTCCTTCGGGATCAGCGGCACCAACGCGCACGTCGTCCTCGAACAGGCCGAGGAAGCGGCGAGCGACCCCGGACCGGCCGCGCTGCTGCCGGAGCCGCCCGCCCCGTGGCCGCTGTCGGCCCGTACGGAGTCCGCGCTGCGGGCCCAGGCCGCCCGGCTGCACGCGCACCTCGTCGCGGACCCCGAACTGCCGGGCCACGAGGTGGGCCGGACGCTGGCCCTGGGCCGTGCGGCGTTCCGGCACCGCGCGGTGGTGCTGCCGGGCGACCGCGCCGGGCAGGTGGCCGCGCTTGCCTCGCTGGCCTCGGGCGGCAGGCCGGCGGGGGTGGTGCGCGGGGACGCGGCCGGGCCGCCGTCCACCGCCTACCTGTTCACCGGCCAGGGCAGCCAGCGCCCGCGCATGGGCGCCGAGTTGTACGAGGGGCGGCCCGTCTTCGCCAAGGCGCTGGACGAGGTGTGCGAGGCGTTCGAGCCGCTGCTGGCGCGTCCGCTGAAGAGCCTGCTGTTCGCGGACGAGGGCACTGCGGAGGCGGCCCTGCTGGAGCGCACGGAGTACGCGCAGCCGGCGCTGTTCGCCGTGGAGACCGCCCTGTTCCGGCTCCTGGAGCAGTCGCTTCCGGCGCCGGGCCAGGTCGCCGGGCACTCGATCGGGGGGCTCGCCGCCGTGCACGCGGCGGGGGTGCTGTCACTGGAGGACGCCTCCGTCCTCGTCGCCGCGCGCGGACGGCTGATGCAGCGGATGCCGGACGGGGGCGCGATGGTGGCGTGCGAGGCGTCGGAGGACGAGGTGCGCGAGGCGCTGGCCGGGTACGCGGGCCGCGTCGCGGTGGCAGCGGTCAATGGGCCGCGCTCCACGGTGGTTTCGGGTGACGCGGACGCGGTGGCGGAGGTCGCCGGGGTCTTCCGGGCGCGGGGGCGCAGGACACGCGCGCTGCGGGTGAGCCACGCCTTCCACTCGCCCCATATGGACGGGGCGCTGGACGAGGTGCGCGCGGTGGCGGCGGGGCTGCGGTTCCACGAGCCGCTGATCCCGGTCGTCTCCGATCTCACCGGGCGCCGTGCGGGCCTCGATGAGCTGCGGGAGCCGGACTACTGGGCGCGTCAGCTGCGTGCGCCGGTGCGGTTCGGCGACGCGGTGGCCGCGCTCGCCGAGGCCGGTGCGGAGGCGTTCGTGGAGGTGGGGCCGGACGCCGTGCTCACTCCGCTGGTGGCGGCCTGCCTGCCGGGCTCCACCCCGTTGGCGGTGCCGTCGCAGGTGCGGGGGCGGGCCGGCGAGGAGACCTTCGCGGGGGCGCTCTCGGCGCTGCACGCGGCGGGGGCCGGGGTGCGGTGGGAGAGCTGGTACGCGGAGACCTCCGCGCCTCCGGTGGAGCTGCCGACCTACCCGTTCGAGCACACGCACCACTGGTGGCCGGTCCCGGCGGGCCGGACGCCCTCCGGGGCGCGGCCCGCGCCGGAGGCCGGACCGGTGCCGGTGGCGGAGGCGGGCGGTTCGCTGCTGGATCTCGTACGGCTGCACGCGGCGGATGTGCTCGGTCACACGTCACCGGAGTCGATCGCGGCCGAGGACAACTTCGTGGACATCGGGTTCTCGTCGTTCACCGCGCTGGAGGTCCGCAACCGGCTCTGCGAGGCGACCGGTCTGGTGCTGCCGCCGGTGCTGCTCTTCGACCACCCGACGCCGTCGGCGGTGGCCGGGTTCATCCGGGACGAGCTGGCCGCCGCGTAGCGGGGGTGCGAAGCGAGGAGCCGGGGCCCTGCGGACAGGGCCCCGGCTCCTCGTACGTGCGAGGTGTACGGGTGGGTCACCAGGTGACGGGGAGGCGGAACACCCCCTGGACGGAGCCGCCCGGCTTGACGCCCAGGGCTTCGAGGGGTTCGGTCAGCCGCAACGCCGGGATGCGGACGGCGAGTTCATGGAGGGCGATCTCCAGTTCGGCGCGGGCGAGGTTCTGGCCGATGCACTGGTGGACGCCGTAGCCGAAGGCGAGGTGGTGGCGGGTGCCGCGGCGGACGTCGAGGGTGTCGGGGTCGGTGAAGACCTGCGGGGAGCGGTTGGCCGCCGCGTTCGGGAGGTAGACGCCGTCGCCCTCCTTCACCAGGACCCCGCCGATCTCGATGTCGGCCGCCGCCACCCGCTGGAGCTCGTCGGCGACCGAGAGGAAGCGCAGCAGTTCCTCGACCGCGCCGGAGGCCACATCCGGGTCGTCGCGCACCTCCGCCAGCTGGTCGGGGTGTTCGAGCAGGGTGAGCACGCTCAGGCCGATCATGTTGGCGGTCGTCTCGTGGCCGGCGACCAGCAGGAACATCGCGATGGAGGCCAGTTCGAGGCGCCCCAGCTCTCCGGTGGCCAGCCGGTCGGTGATCAGCTCGTCGAGCAGCCCCTCCCCCGGCTTCGCCTCCTTGGCCGTGATGAGTTCATCGAAGTAGGCGACCAGGGCGGCGCTGGCGTCGGACGCCTCCTGCGCCGTGCTCGTCGCCTGCACCATCCGGCTCGTCTGCTGCTCGAAGAAGTCGTGGTCGGAGTACGGCACGCCCAGGAGTTCGCAGATCACGGTGGACGGGACCGGCAGCGCGAACTCCGGCACCAGGTCCGCGGTGGTCCTTCCGCCGGCGAGCAGGGCGTCGATCTTCTCGCCGACGATGCGGCGGATCGCGGGGCGCAGCGAGTTGACGCGTTTCACGGTGAAGCTGGGGATCAGCATGCGCCGCTGGATGTCGTGCTCCGGCGGGTCCATCCCCACCAGGGCGGTCAGCTTGGCGGCCGCCATGCGCGGGACGAGCACCGGGAAGTCGGGGCGGGTGCGGTCGGAGGAGAGCCGGGGGTCCACGAGCAGCCGGCGGGTCTCCTCGTAGCCGGTGACGACCCAGGCCACGCGGCCGTCGTACAGGCGGACCCGGGCGAGCGGTCCTTCCTCGCGCAGCTCCGCGTACCCGGCGGGCGGGTGGTAGGGGCAGCCGCGCGTCATGGGGAACTGCGGCAGTTCCCCGGTCTCGGTGGTCACGGTGTCGATGCTCATGCGGCCCCCAGGCGCTCGGTCCACAGCCGGCTCTCCGGTGTGAACCGGCATTGTCGGGAGCGCCGGTTAAGAGGTTCTAAAGCCGTCCGGGCGCGGCTTCGTCCTCCTCGGCCCAGCGGGCGGCGAGCAGCAGGGCGATGTCGTCGGGCCGGTCCGCGGCCTGCCGGGCGCGGCGGATGACGTGGTCCGCCGTCTCGGCCAGGGGGGCGGCGCCCCGTGCGGCGATCGTGCCGCGCAGCCGCTCGACCCCGACGTCGATGTCGATGCCCGCCTGTTCGACGAGCCCGTCGGTGTAGAGGGCGAGCGCCGCGCCGGGGTCCAGGTGCAGTTCGGTGACGGGGTAGACGGCCTCGGCGTCGATACCGAGGACGATGCCGCCCGGCAGCTCCATGACCTCGGCGGTGCCGTCGGGGCGGCGCAGGACGGGCTGGGGGTGTCCGGCGCGCACGGCGTGCGTCCGGCCGGTGGCGGGGTCGGTCACGATGTAGCAGCAGCTCGCGAACTGGCCGGTGTCGAGGTCGATGAGCAGGCGGTTGGTGCCGCTCATGACCTCCTGCGGGTCGTGCCCGCTGAGCGCGAAGGCCCGTACGGCGCTGCGGAGCTGGCCCATGGTCGCCGCGGCGGCGACGCCGTGGCCCTGGACGTCCCCGATGACGAGGGCGAGCCGGCCGCCGGTCTCGATCACGTCGTACCAGTCGCCCCCGACGTCCATGCCCTGGGTGCCGGCGAGGTAGCGGCCCTGGGTGTCGATGCCGAGCAGGGCGGGCAGCCGGTGCGGCAGCAGGGCGTCCTGGAGGCCGCGGGCCAGCGCGGCCTCGGTGTCGTAGCGCTGGGCGCGCTGGAGGGCCTGGGCGATGAGGCCGGCCAGGGCGGTGAGAACCGTGCGCTCCTCCGGGCTGAAGCCGCGCGGCTGGTCGAAGCCGAGGATGCAGGAGCCGACGAGCCGCCCGGAGGCGATCAGCGGCAGGAAGGCGCGGGCGCCGACGTCGGCGTCCATGGGGATGCCGGGGTAGGCGGCGGCCAGGCGCTGCATGGACTCGAAGAAGATGGGGCGCCCGCTGGTGAGCGTCTCCACGCCCGGGATGCGGGCGTCCAGGCCGACGGCGTCGAACCGGTCGAGGAAGCCCTGGGGGAAGCCGGTCTCCCACTCCAGGTACAGGTGGCCCTCCTTGAGCAGGTAGATCGCCAGCTGGCGGCCTCCGAACGCGGGCAGCAGCTCCTCGGTGACGACGCGGGAGACCTGCCGGGCGGTGACGGCCTCGGTGAGCGCGATGGCGAGGGCGACGGGGCGGTAGAGGGCGGCGGACCGGTCGGCCGGGGAGCCGAGGCCCAGACCGGGCGACATGACGGAGTCCGGGGTGTAGGCCGGCTCCTCGGCGGGAGTGAGGACGGCGGTCAGCCCGTCGTGGCCCGGGTACAGGGAGACGGAGAGCCAGGGGGGCGGGTCGCGCCGGGCCAGGAAGTGGACCGGCGCGTCGGAGATCATCGCGGCCCGGTAGTGGTCCTCGTACGCGGGGTTCCCGAACCAGGGCAGCACCTCCCAGAAGACGCGCCCGATCAGTTCGGCGCGGGCCCGGCCGAGCATCTCCTCGGCCAGCTGGTTGACGTAGGTGATCCGGCCGAAGCGGTCGAGCGAGAAGATGCCGCGCGGCAGCCGGTCGGCGGCCTCGGCGACGACCGGGCCGATGCCCAGGTCCACCAGGAAGCCGGACAGGTGCCCGCCGGGCCCGGCGGCGTCGTCCCTGCGCCCGGAGACCTCCAGCAGGTGCGAGCGCCCGTCCGGGCCGCGCAACCGCATGCGGCGTACGACGGGGCCGTCGGAGCCCGCCGCCTGCCGGGCCAGCGCCCACAGGCCGTACGCGTCCTCCGGGGCGAGCCTGGCCGCCAGAGCCTCGATGGTGCCGGGGAAGCGGCCCGGTTCCGGCCCGAGGATGGCGGCGAGCTCGTCGTCCGTCTCGACGGCGCCGGTGCCCAGGTTCCAGTCGAAGCGGCCGATGCGCACCGGCGGCGAGGTCTCGGCGGGCAGCTGGACGGGCAGCGGTTCCTCGTCCCACTCCGGCCGGGTGCCGGCGTCGGCCAGGGCGGCCAGATCGGCGCCCAGCTGCCGGGCGATCCGCTGGAGCCGGTCCCGGTCGGCGGCGGGGACCGGCTCGTCCCCGGCCGCGGCGCGCAGGACGACGAGGACGGCGACCGGTTCGCGGCGGCGCAGGACCGGTACGTACAGCGATCCGAAGGGGAACGGGAGCCCGGCCATCAGCTGCGGGAAGCGCCGCATGGCGTCCTCCGCGTCGGCCAGGTACACGGGGCTGCCGGTGCGGAAGGCCTCGGCGACCGGGAAGGGCCGGTTCACGTGCATCCGCCACCAGGGGCGGAACAGCGGTCCGGGGAGCCCGGCGAGGACGGCCAGCCGGAGCAGCCCGGGGGTGCTGGAGGGCAGGTACACCCCGCCGGCCCGGCCGCCGGCCGCCTCGACGGCGTTCACGACGGACTGCGCGAGCACCAGGGACAGGTCGTCCGGCGCCCGGCCGTCCTCCGTTATCCCGGGAGGGCCGTCGCTCGTACCGCGCGCCGACCGCCCGGCCGCGCCGTGCCAGGTCACACAGCCAGGATGCTCCCGGGCGGCGGGTGCGCGCACGTCGGAGCGGTGCGGGGCGCGCCCGGCGGGGGGGCTGCCGGACGCGCGGGAGCGGTGGGCGCCACGGCTGTGGCGTCCACCGCTCCCTCACGGTCCTTGCAGGCCCCTACCGGCCCTCTTCGGGCGGGCGGCGGTCACCGAGCTGGTCGTTGATCTTCTGCTGGGCCGAGTCGACCTGGCCTTCGTACTTGCCGCCGGTCTTCTTGTCGACGAGGTCGCCGCCCTTCTCGACTCCCTGCCGGGCCTGATCGGGATGCCCCTTGATCATGCCCTTGATCTTGTCGAGCATGCTCATGACTGACCTCCTAGAGACGCTGACCGTTCCAGCATCCATGCCCCGCCCGCGTGCCGCATTCCGGGACGGGCCGGCCTACTCGTCGATCGCCTCGCCGAGGCGGGCCTTCGTCCGGGGCGCGCCGAGGGATCCGCCGTCGAAGGTCCACGAGCCGGCCGCCGTCACCCCGTCCTTCGCGGCGGGCAGCACCCAGACGACCCCGTTGGACACGTCCTCGCCGGGGGCGGCCGCCAGGAGCCCGAACCGTCCGTCGCCGTCGGGGTCGATCAGGCGCACCTGGCCTCCCCAGTGGTCGTTCGCCTCGGGCGCTCCGGGGACGTTCGCGGAGTCCTGGTCCCAGGAGCGGGCCCCGGCCGCCGTCAGACCGCCGGCCGCGCCGCGCAGCACCCATACGGCTCCCGAGTCGCCGCGGGACATGTCCTCGCCGGGGGCTCCGACGTCCTCCAGCGGGGCGCCGACGGCCACGTCCGCGTAGCCGTCGCCGTCGGTGTCGGCCACGGAGAGGTCGGTGCCCCAGCTGTCGCCCTCCTCGGAGACGCCGGGGACGCCCGGGGAGTCCTGCGTCCACCACAGGGGCTCGGTGCCGGGCCCTGCCGCGCCGACGACCGGGCCGTCACCGGCACTGCCGTAGTAGACGCCGATCACACCGCCGTCCGGACCCTCGTCGGCGCGGTCCGGGCTCCCCGTGACGAGGTCGTCGTAACCGTCGTTGTTGATGTCACCGGAGGCGACGGCGGGCCCGCCGCGCAGGGAGCGCTCGAAGCGGAGCCCCTGCACCTGTCCGGAGAAGTAGGCGGACCAGCCCTCCCCGCGGCTCGCGCCCGCGCTCGTCCCGGAGACGACGAGGTCGGCGAGGCCGTTGCCGTCGTAGTCGCCGGTGGTGAGCGACTTCGGGTCGATCTCGTGTCCGGGTTCCGCGGGGATCACGTTCTCGCGCTGGGCGGGGGCCAGGGGCACGGCGCCCTTCTTCAGCAGGGCCGGTTCGTAGCGGAACAGCAGGAGGTCGTAGAGGTCGGTGACGGCCAGCTCGTCGCCGGGGATGTCGGGGCTGAAGTGGGCCGCCGCGAGAGCCGTGCCGAATCTCGCCCAGGCCCGCGCCTCGCCGGCCTGCAGCCAGTCGCTGTCCGTCCCGGTGAGGCCCTGTGGCGACCCCCACAGCACGACGGCTCCGCCCGCGTCGATCAGGGGTTCGATGTCCTCCCCCGGTACGCCGACGACGGCGTCGTCGTAGCCGTCGCCGTTCAGATCGCCGGTGGCCAGGGACTGGCCGAAGGCGTCACCGGCCTCGGCGGCGCCGCGCACCCCGGCGGTGTTCTGGCTGAAGACGGCGGACGGGCTGGTGCCCAGGCCGCTCGCGGAACCGTACTGGACGGTGACGAAGCCGGCCCCCGGCTTGCCGTCGATCGTGGCGCCCGGCGCGCCGATGAGCACGTCCTCGTGGCCGTCGCCGTTGAAATCGCTGTTGCGGTCGTTCGCGTGCACGGCGCCGGGCGCCGCGGGCGTGCCGGCGTAGGCGGAGGGCGCGGCGATGGACGCGCCCGTCAGCAGGAGGATCGAGGCCGCGAGAACGGCGGCCGAACGGTGGTGACGCACGAGTGGCTCCTTGGATCAAGGATGACCGGGCGAGTCCGGGGGGTGCCAGGAAGAGCCCGCTGTCTTCCTGGGCGCCCTGTTCGACGCCTCGTGCGGTGCGAGGGTTGTACCGGCACGCGAAAAGGGGTGGAAAGGAGCGATTCCGCTTCTTTCCACCCCTGCTCACGGCTCCGCCCCGAGCACGGGGCCGATGAGATCAGTAGGCGCCGAACACGTTGTCCATGGAGCCGTACGTGGCGGCGGCGTAGTTGCACGCGGCCGTGATGTTGGCGACCGGGTCGTAGATGTCCGTCGACGTACCGGGCACGTGGTAGGCGTCGAAGGTGGGCTGGATCACCTGGAGCAGACCCTTGGAGGGCGTGCCGTTGACGGCGTTGACGTCCCAGTTGTTGATCGCGAGCGGGTTGCCCGACGACTCGCGCATGATGTTGCGGTAGATGCCGTCGTAGCTGCCCGGAATGCCGTGCTCGGCCATGACGGCCAGCGATTCCTTGATCCAGCCGTCGAGGTCGTCGGTGTACGTGGCGGCCGTCTGGGTCTCCACGGGCGCGGCGGTCTTCTCGGCGACGGGGACGACCGTGCGCTCGGACCGGTCGGCGCGGTCGGCGCTCTGGGTCCGGGGGGCGGTGTCGCCGTTCTTCTCGGCGTTCTCCGCCTTGAATTCGCTCTTCTTCGCGGCCTTCGGGGCAACGGCCTCGGACTTGCCGCCGATGGTGAGCTTCAGACCCGGGTGAATCAGGTCGGGGTTGCTGCCGACAACGCTGCGGTTGTCCTTGTACAGCCGCTCCCAGCCGCCGCCGAGGGAATGCCCCTGGGCGATCTTGTAAAGGGAGTCGCCGGAGACCACGGAATAGGTGGTGGGCGCGGCCTTGCGCACGGCAATTTCCTTGCCGGCGACGGAAGTCGGGGCTGCGGCCTTTTCGGCGACGACGGCCTTGGCGGGGGCGGCGGAGGCCGATCCGGCGGAGATCAGGGGGAGCGCGAGAACGGCTCCGCCTGCGCTCACG is a genomic window of Streptomyces sp. NBC_00708 containing:
- a CDS encoding acyltransferase domain-containing protein, which gives rise to MSNEDRLRDYLKRTTADLRQARRRIKELEDKEHEPIAIVSMGCRFPGGVDSPEALWRLVTEETDAVSDLPEDRGWDPEGLYDPDPDRPGKAYTREGGFLEDAGGFDAPFFGMGPREAVATDPQHRQLLEVAWETLERAGIAPDSLRGSRTGVFAGVVSQAYVPPPERVPEGFEGHLMTGNATSVASGRIAYHLGLEGPAVTLDTACSSSLVAMHLAAQSLRRGESDLALAGGVTVMATPVLLVEFSRQRGLAPDARCKAFDAAADGTGFAEGVGLVLLERLSDARRNGRRVLAVLRGSAVNQDGASNGLTAPNGPTQVRVIQQALASARLAPQQVDAVEAHGTGTRLGDPIEAQALLAAYGQGRPEGEPLLLGSLKSNIGHTQAAAGVAGVIKMVQAMRYGVLPRTLHVTEPTPHVDWGSGAVELLTESVAWPDRGRPRRAGVSSFGISGTNAHVVLEQAEEAASDPGPAALLPEPPAPWPLSARTESALRAQAARLHAHLVADPELPGHEVGRTLALGRAAFRHRAVVLPGDRAGQVAALASLASGGRPAGVVRGDAAGPPSTAYLFTGQGSQRPRMGAELYEGRPVFAKALDEVCEAFEPLLARPLKSLLFADEGTAEAALLERTEYAQPALFAVETALFRLLEQSLPAPGQVAGHSIGGLAAVHAAGVLSLEDASVLVAARGRLMQRMPDGGAMVACEASEDEVREALAGYAGRVAVAAVNGPRSTVVSGDADAVAEVAGVFRARGRRTRALRVSHAFHSPHMDGALDEVRAVAAGLRFHEPLIPVVSDLTGRRAGLDELREPDYWARQLRAPVRFGDAVAALAEAGAEAFVEVGPDAVLTPLVAACLPGSTPLAVPSQVRGRAGEETFAGALSALHAAGAGVRWESWYAETSAPPVELPTYPFEHTHHWWPVPAGRTPSGARPAPEAGPVPVAEAGGSLLDLVRLHAADVLGHTSPESIAAEDNFVDIGFSSFTALEVRNRLCEATGLVLPPVLLFDHPTPSAVAGFIRDELAAA
- a CDS encoding SpoIIE family protein phosphatase; the encoded protein is MTWHGAAGRSARGTSDGPPGITEDGRAPDDLSLVLAQSVVNAVEAAGGRAGGVYLPSSTPGLLRLAVLAGLPGPLFRPWWRMHVNRPFPVAEAFRTGSPVYLADAEDAMRRFPQLMAGLPFPFGSLYVPVLRRREPVAVLVVLRAAAGDEPVPAADRDRLQRIARQLGADLAALADAGTRPEWDEEPLPVQLPAETSPPVRIGRFDWNLGTGAVETDDELAAILGPEPGRFPGTIEALAARLAPEDAYGLWALARQAAGSDGPVVRRMRLRGPDGRSHLLEVSGRRDDAAGPGGHLSGFLVDLGIGPVVAEAADRLPRGIFSLDRFGRITYVNQLAEEMLGRARAELIGRVFWEVLPWFGNPAYEDHYRAAMISDAPVHFLARRDPPPWLSVSLYPGHDGLTAVLTPAEEPAYTPDSVMSPGLGLGSPADRSAALYRPVALAIALTEAVTARQVSRVVTEELLPAFGGRQLAIYLLKEGHLYLEWETGFPQGFLDRFDAVGLDARIPGVETLTSGRPIFFESMQRLAAAYPGIPMDADVGARAFLPLIASGRLVGSCILGFDQPRGFSPEERTVLTALAGLIAQALQRAQRYDTEAALARGLQDALLPHRLPALLGIDTQGRYLAGTQGMDVGGDWYDVIETGGRLALVIGDVQGHGVAAAATMGQLRSAVRAFALSGHDPQEVMSGTNRLLIDLDTGQFASCCYIVTDPATGRTHAVRAGHPQPVLRRPDGTAEVMELPGGIVLGIDAEAVYPVTELHLDPGAALALYTDGLVEQAGIDIDVGVERLRGTIAARGAAPLAETADHVIRRARQAADRPDDIALLLAARWAEEDEAAPGRL
- a CDS encoding cytochrome P450, with product MSIDTVTTETGELPQFPMTRGCPYHPPAGYAELREEGPLARVRLYDGRVAWVVTGYEETRRLLVDPRLSSDRTRPDFPVLVPRMAAAKLTALVGMDPPEHDIQRRMLIPSFTVKRVNSLRPAIRRIVGEKIDALLAGGRTTADLVPEFALPVPSTVICELLGVPYSDHDFFEQQTSRMVQATSTAQEASDASAALVAYFDELITAKEAKPGEGLLDELITDRLATGELGRLELASIAMFLLVAGHETTANMIGLSVLTLLEHPDQLAEVRDDPDVASGAVEELLRFLSVADELQRVAAADIEIGGVLVKEGDGVYLPNAAANRSPQVFTDPDTLDVRRGTRHHLAFGYGVHQCIGQNLARAELEIALHELAVRIPALRLTEPLEALGVKPGGSVQGVFRLPVTW
- a CDS encoding transglycosylase SLT domain-containing protein, with the translated sequence MPITGKHRRAKSASLTRGFIAVSAGGAVLALPLISAGSASAAPAKAVVAEKAAAPTSVAGKEIAVRKAAPTTYSVVSGDSLYKIAQGHSLGGGWERLYKDNRSVVGSNPDLIHPGLKLTIGGKSEAVAPKAAKKSEFKAENAEKNGDTAPRTQSADRADRSERTVVPVAEKTAAPVETQTAATYTDDLDGWIKESLAVMAEHGIPGSYDGIYRNIMRESSGNPLAINNWDVNAVNGTPSKGLLQVIQPTFDAYHVPGTSTDIYDPVANITAACNYAAATYGSMDNVFGAY
- a CDS encoding antitoxin; the protein is MSMLDKIKGMIKGHPDQARQGVEKGGDLVDKKTGGKYEGQVDSAQQKINDQLGDRRPPEEGR
- a CDS encoding FG-GAP-like repeat-containing protein, whose protein sequence is MRHHRSAAVLAASILLLTGASIAAPSAYAGTPAAPGAVHANDRNSDFNGDGHEDVLIGAPGATIDGKPGAGFVTVQYGSASGLGTSPSAVFSQNTAGVRGAAEAGDAFGQSLATGDLNGDGYDDAVVGVPGEDIEPLIDAGGAVVLWGSPQGLTGTDSDWLQAGEARAWARFGTALAAAHFSPDIPGDELAVTDLYDLLLFRYEPALLKKGAVPLAPAQRENVIPAEPGHEIDPKSLTTGDYDGNGLADLVVSGTSAGASRGEGWSAYFSGQVQGLRFERSLRGGPAVASGDINNDGYDDLVTGSPDRADEGPDGGVIGVYYGSAGDGPVVGAAGPGTEPLWWTQDSPGVPGVSEEGDSWGTDLSVADTDGDGYADVAVGAPLEDVGAPGEDMSRGDSGAVWVLRGAAGGLTAAGARSWDQDSANVPGAPEANDHWGGQVRLIDPDGDGRFGLLAAAPGEDVSNGVVWVLPAAKDGVTAAGSWTFDGGSLGAPRTKARLGEAIDE